atttcttccatgTATGAGGTCTAAATCTCCCACTTGTTGTTTCAAATCATCAGCCCCTGGCCTGtcccagcaggccctgctcaaaagtctgtccccagctttctgctcagccccttcaagcactgcaaggccaccagaaggtctccctggagccttctcatctccagactgaaccccaactctctcagcagagggcttccagccctgccagcgttgctgtggcctcctctggccctgctccagcaggtctgctgtgctgttttcttgTGCTcatctcagagctgctctgcctgtctCTGGGTCCTCCCCTGGGTGAGGCTGTGCTCTCTGTGActcctccctgggggctggagggCTTTTTTCCAGTGAAGCTGGTTGTGATGAACTCAGTTGAACTGGGTAGAAGCAGTAGGAAGCAGATCTCTGCAGAGTCCTGGGCTGTGGCTAACAAGGACTGGAAATGGCAGGTGCAGGAGTGGCTTTGGTGCATGTTCCTTGCCACCCTCTTAACCAATCCCCAAGGCAGTCCCagggggccaggagggtggCTCCTCTCAGCTGTGTTTCTGGGCCAcatggcatcacagaatcagtttggctggaaaagatctgtgagatcacccagcccagcattgcctagctgccagggctggtactcaaccatgtcccccagcacctcttCTGCTCTAGGCCCCCAGCAGATGCTGCATCTGcctgttggaagagagctctcagtgctcagagagcagcacagctgctcagctgtgggAGTGCTTCCAAgtctctgctctcaccttctCTTGGGATGCTTCTGTGGGTCTCCAGGAGCAACTCCACTGCCCTGGGTGGCTTCACTCAGAGGGAAGAGAGCTTCCCTTGCAGACTGTGTTGCTTTCCAGCACTCAGGGCTTCctctcttagaatcacagaatgggttgggctggaagggaccttcaagatcagccagttccaaccccctgccctgggcagggagctctTGGAGCCTTCCAGGGTGTTGGCTGTCACTGGGTGGTTGTGAGGTTGtgagggctgctgccctctgccctgcagagccctgtgggaaggacaaacacccctggggctgggctgtcctAGAGCTTATGGCAAGAGCAGCTCTCTCTTCTGCCCTGCCATTTATCTTCTGCCCTCTGGCTGCTTGTGAAGAgcctctggggagcccagggagtgaagctgcagctgctccctcacCTGCACAACCTCCATGGCTTTGTTTTACTTTCTGTGGTTTCCTTGCTACCTGagcccctcctctgccagcacctCCCACACCTTGGGAAGATGTTCCCAGCTGCTGAGTCAGATctgcagcaaactcctgacctgTCTTTCTGCCCTGTCCTGTGTGATCTCCAcgtggccagcagctgcttggtcactgacagcctgctcagggctctgcctctCCCATTACCCTTCACATTTATCTGCAAGTGGTAAAAAGGCTGTGCCAGAAGAGAGCTTCCCTTGGAGACTGTGTTGCTTTCCAGCACTCAGGGCTTCctctctcagaatcacagaatgggttgggctggaagggaccttcaagatcagccagttccaaccccctgccatggacacctcccaccagctcaggttgctcaaggcctcatgcagcctgcccttgaacacctccaggcaggaggcagccacagcctccctgggcagcctgtgccagtgtctccccaccctcactggaaagaatttcttcctaatgtctcatttaaatccagcctcttccactcTGAAGCCattttccctcatcctgtcactcctgaCATCCTCTCcaggcctccccagccctcctctatcccctctcaggtactggaaggctgccctaagctttccttggagccttcccttctccaggctgaacagccccaactctctcagcctggccttgcagcagaaggcttccagccctcccagcattgctgtggcctcctctggccctgctccagcaggtccctggctgggctggggctgggctggagctcatGGTTCCAGCTCCTGTTGACCTTCTCCCaagtcctcctcctcagcactgctctctatctgttctctgcccagcctggatctgtgctgggCATTGCTCTGGAAGCCTTCCATGCTTCCTGTCCTTTCCCCCCAGGTGTTTAAAGCTTGGCTGTTtggttttctccctttcttggCAGCTGATTCACTTGGAAATCAAACCAGCCATCCGGAACCAGATCATCCgggagctgcaggtgctgcacgAGTGCAATTCCCCCTACATTGTGGGCTTCTATGGAGCCTTCTACAGTGATGGAGAGATCTCCATTTGCATGGAGCACATGGTGagtcccctcctccctctgcaaGCTCCATCACGTCCCCCTGAGACTTGAAGCTGGGGCTGAAGCTTGCTGCGGGGTGCTGCAGCCACCGTGGCTCCACACTGGCTGCAGCGAGGCTGCTGCGCTCCTGGTGGGAGCCACAAGGCTGCTGTGAAGGCTGCAGGATGCCACAGGACAGACTTTTTGGGAAGTGGCAGCagaggtttgggggttggtcAAACAGAAATGTTGCAAGCCCAGGAagtctccagagctggctgtggagcagggcCTGCGTTGTCTGTTGTCGACCAGAGCGTTGTCACTGCTCTGCATCAGCTCTGACTGCATCAGCTGGGCCTTCACCACTGGTGGAAAGGAAGCTAAGAACAAGTAGCCAGAAGCAGAGCTGATAGAAGATAGCAGGGGAATAATTTCCAGTGAGAAGCTTCAGCTCAGATCAGCAGATACCAATTTCTTCTTGAGCTGTACAAGGAGTTTGCTCAGCACTGAGTCACTGCAGgtagctgagctctgtgctgctcacagaacgctcaggttgggagggagcctcatagctcatcttgtccaaccccccctgcagtcagcagggacatctccagctggatcaggatgcccagggctccatcaagtttggccttgaatgcctccagggctggggcctcaaccacgtCTCTGGgaaaccagttccagtgtctcaccacccacactgggaagagctttctcctggaGTCCAACCTCGTCCTCCCTGCTCTGTTTCCCTGCTGGCCATCAGCAAGGTGGTCACTTGGCTGTTGTTTGGTTTAGGATGGTGGCTCTCTGGATCAGGTGTTGAAAGAAGCCAAAAGGATTCCTGAGGAGATCCTGGGGAAGGTCAGCATAGCGGTGAGTtgtggcagctcccagccaggctttgctggctgtggtctgggaagcagctgtgtgGCCTTGGGAAGCTTCTTCATTCCCCACATGCCCTTtcctctcctgagctggggcaagaggcagtgctgtgtgccagaggggagggggaacacAGAACCATTTGGGTTAGGAAAGACCTCTCAGATGAGCCAGTCCAGCTGCTCCCTAgctccaccaaggctggggctgaaccatggccctcagcaccacagctctgcagcttttcaccacccccagggatggggattcagccacctccctgggcagcctgtgccaggctttgagaaccctttcagtgaagaagtttcttctggtgtcctacctaaacctctcctggggcagcttgaggctgttttgtCTCAACCTATCACTTGCTGCTAGGGagcagagtccaacccccacctggctccaacctccttcctgggagctgtggagagccagagGAATATATTCCAAAGCTGTCCATAGCTCCCAGCCTTTGTGGTGCACTGGCTGGTGGTGACTTCTCCTGGGGTAGACTGAGGAGCAGCTTTttcaggcagcagcccccagatcTGTGACTGACTTGGTGATAAACTGCAGCCCCTGAAGCATGTGGAGGCCACAGATGGATTCCCTCagcaagctgcagcctggcagcaccccGAGTTTGTGCAGTGTGCCCTGCTGAAGGGGAAGcacttccctgcccagctctgatcTCATCCTGCCTTTGGTTTCCCCCTAGGTTCTGAGAGGCTTGGCATATCTGAGAGAGAAGCACCAAATCATGCACAGAGGTGAGAGGAGGAACCTAAAAatagctgcctgcagcagcagagccctgtgcttcACCCAGAGCCGTGCTTGATGCTCTTCTCCCTTGCTGTTGGCAGATGTGAAGCCCTCCAACATCCTGGTGAACTCCCGGGGGGAGATCAAGCTCTGTGACTTTGGGGTCAGTGGGCAGCTCATTGACTCCATGGCAAACTCCTTCGTGGGCACTCGGTCCTACATGTCTGTAAGTTGCCTTCACCTTCTGCCTGGCTCTCCTCTGCAGCttggcctcctctctgctcctccagggTCAGTGTCTGGTGCCTgacctgtggtgctgctgggtgttgCCCTCCTCCTCaaatccccccccaccccgttcCTGGCTCACCCAGGGGTGAGCTCAGTGCTCCAAGCACTGTGCAGTGCCAGAGAAGCAGACAGCTCCATGTcctcctgaggagctggggagctgtcagctccagcctgtgctcagctggcagtggtgcaggTGGCAGTGCAGAGACTTGCAGGGAAAGATGTTGTGGATCCTGCAAAGAGTTccatggtttgttttggtgaCAATTTGTGGGCTCAgaaacacagagccacagaactgtcagggttggaagggacctcagggctcagccagtcccaaccccctgccatgggcagggacacctcacaccacagcaggctgctcacagccacctccagcctggctgcaaacacctccagggatgaggcttccaccacctccctgggcaacctgtgccaggctctcacttcCTGTCCATGAAACTGAGTGTGGAGGGGACACAggcacagaatgcattgggttagaagggaccctccaaggtcatcttgtccaacccccctgcaggcagcagggacacctccagccagagcaggctgccaaggccacatcaagtttggccttgaatgtctccagggatggaacctcaaccacctccctgggcaacctgtgccagtatctccccagcctcactgtgcagagcttcttcctgatgtccaacccagatctgccctgctccagttccaaaccattgcccctggtcctgttaGTAGAAGCCCTTCTgcacagtccctctccagccttcctgtgggtgccctgcagaTGCTGGTGCACCTCCTGCGTTGCTCTGGCTGACAGAAACCAGTTCAGTGGAGGCTAATGGGAACTGAAAGCCAAGCTGGAGCCAGCCAACATGAGTcacctgcaggaggagctgattCTGCCTCTGCTTTAAAGGaggctcctcaccagccttggctcagctgcagataatgtgctgcccatgacCAGAAAGTTGCCTCCTGGCTGGCTGCatgtccccagctccctgccttgggggtgggtgggggtctTGTGCTCACTGCCTGTgtggctggggccaggcagtaGGTTGTCAGAGCCCAGgtctgggctgagctgctctcatATTTTGGGAATGGTTATCCAAGCACAGTTATAGTTAGACAGGGGCTATTTAAAAGtggcagctcctgtgtgcccagcccctctccctgcagctgccagtgaGGATGACTTGCATGGGGGGgggttatttttaatttttctttcgaTGCTAAGAGCCTGCagaaggtttgggtttgggtttgttttctctctgctcctcagtgTTCCTCTGGGGGAtgaacagcagtgagcagggagggggggaggaaaaaaaccacccaactaATAAATTGTTAATAACTGGAGCTCGTTAGATCTGAGCACAGagagagccctgctggctgccctgagtgctgcccagctgTAGCTGTTGGCTCAGCTGCATCCCAGTGCCTCCTGTGTGCTCAGGAGCTTCCTGCTGCATCCCTTGGGGGCATGGAGTGGAGCTCGTGGaggcagattgaggctggaggtgaggaagaaattcttgagagtgagggtggggaggctctggcacaggctgcccagggaggctgtggctgcctcctgcctggaggtgctcaaggccaggctgggtgaggcctggagcaagctgtgctggtggaggtgtccctgcccatggcagggggttggagctggatgatcttgaaggtccctcccaacccaacctgttctatgaatctgtgaccaCCCTGGGACAGTCTTTTCCCTGGAGGAgtggagagctgagcaggagaggctggcagGATACTGAGTCTCATCTGTTTGATTTCCCTCTGTGATACTTActgcagaatcccagcagggaggggctggaagggacctctggagctcacccagtccaacccccctgctccagcagggcacccacagcagcttgcccaggggcacaatgcccagggggggttggaagctctgcagagaaggagactccacaacctctctgggcagcctgctgcaggcctccagcagcctcacaccaaaggagtttctcctcctgttcagatggaacctcctgggtgccagtttgtgcctcttgtgctgtctctgggcaccactgagcagagcctggccccagcctcttgccccccagcctttatctcctgctgagcattgctcagctcccctctggggctgctctgctccaggctctcagcctttgctccccCAGAGCCGCCCCAGGCCGCGGGGCAGCCGCTGCTGACCTCCCCCCGcgcctctgctcttcccttccagcccgAGCGGTTGCAGGGCACCCACTACTCGGTGCAGTCGGACATCTGGAGCATGGGGCTGTCCCTGGTGGAGCTGTCAATCGGAAGGTATCCAATCCCCCCGCCAGACTCCAAGGAACTGGAAGCAATATTTGGCCGTCCTGTGGTGGACGGGGCCGAGGGAGAGCCTCACAGCATCTCGCCGCGGGCCAGGCCCCCAGGCCGCCCCATCAGCGGTAGGGGCTGTACGCGGTGCACACGAGGCAcggagctgggggagaaggggctgggggcttctctTTGCTGTGCCTGGGGGAGCCCAAGGCTGCCTTTGGACCAGCTTGTGGCGGGGAGCTGAGCGCTGCCGGGCAGGCCCTCCTCTGCGGGGCGCCCCGGTGCCGCCTCTGAGGGGAGCACCTTGGtgcctcctctgcagggcaTCTTGGtgcctcctctgcagggcaTCTTGgtgccttctctgcagggtaCCTCATGCCACCTCTGTGGGGCACCTTGGTGCCATCTGTGCAGGGCACCTTGGtgcctcctctgcagggcaTCTTGgtgccttctctgcagggtaCCTCATGCCACCTCTGTGGGACACCTTGGTGCCATCTGTGCAGGGCACCTCACACCACCTCTGTGGAGTGCCTTGGTGCCATCTCTGCAGGGCACCTTGGTGCCATCTTGATGCTTCCACAAATCCACTCTGCCAtggagcagtgcagctcctggggtgtgcagctcctggggtgtgcagctcctggggtgtgcagacagcagcctgggcctgcccagggaggtggagcttGCTCTCAGGATGCTGTGAGGGAACGGTGTTGCCAGCTGGGCTCTCCtagggctgtgaggagctcaGCTGATGTGGTTTCATCAGACCCTGCTGTGGCCCACCAGAAGGATCAAGCCACACAGCAGTGCACCTGGTGCTGGGGACCGTGCAGGCTGTGGCCCCCTTGGAGGACAAGCTTTGAGGGACTCTCTCAAGCCCTTTTGCTCCTCAGGCTTTGTCTGTGCTGCCAACAGGTTTCTTTCAAACTGTTTGGGGAGGGCTttgctgggagctctgctgggagcaccaaACCAGCATGGGGCTTTGAAGGAGGCTCTGCTTGAGCCATTTGCTTGGAAGCAGAAGGCTCTGgaagtgctgccagcctgccacaGCAGATGGTCTGGTACTCTCCAAATGCTCCAAGCTAGGGAAGGAGTCTGGCCCCTGGGCACAGTGAAATTTCAGGATGtcttctgcctttctctggtACCTTTATTTTTAACCACAAAGCAGTTCCCAAGTGGgttgcctctgcctctcccagccAGAGCCCCACAGCTCTGGTGCTGTGCACACCAGGTGAAGCCCCTGGctgtccctgcacagcctctcaCTGCTGGTCTTGTGCTCTTCCCCACACAGGTCATGGGATGGACAGCAGGCCTGCCATGGCCATCTTTGAACTGCTGGATTATATAGTGAATGAGGTGGGTGAAGCatggagtgggttgggttgggaccttcaggatcatccagctccaaccccctgccacgggcagggacacctcccaccagcacaggttgctcaaggcctcatccagcctggccttgaacattttAAGGGGTGAGATGTCCACAACTCTGAGCAATCCATTCCagtgccccccaccctccctggcaagaatttcttcctccagtctcagtctgtcctcctccagctccaagccattgtccctcgtcctggcactcccagcccttgtcaaaagcccctgcccagctctcctggagccccttcaggtcctggaaggctgctccaaggtctccctggaaccttctcttctccaggctgagcagccccagttgTCATTTCTGGAGTGGCTTTGTCCACCTCAGGCATTGCCAGGGGTGGGATTTGCAGGAGTAGATCCAGAGCTGCCATGCTGCAGTTTGGgtttcccagccctggcagtgatTCAGCATCGTGCAGGGGCAGCagtctgctgccagccagggtaAGAAATGGCAGAGAGCAGGTCCCTGGTGGTGGGagggcagtgaggaggaggagagctgcagagcacagcttttccacagctcagcagagacTGGAGCTGACAGCTCCCTGAGCCAGCCATGCACaaaacctttctccttctctctgcagcctcctcccaagCTGCCCAACGGAGTTTTCACACAAGATTTCCAGGAGTTTGTAAATAAATGGTAAGGATTTcatcctggggctggagggggaggcCTGGATGTCCTCCTCCCTGATTGCTCTGCAggcttctgctcctgccagaACATTCAGTGGAAGGCAGCATCCTCCCTGCTCCGTCTGATctctccctggctgcagtgtgAGCCCACAGggagctcctgcctggggaagggTTGGAATAAAAGTGGTTTATTTGTGGTGATACTTAGCAAtgtcccagcacctcctgaatctgagcctggcacagggcatgGTGGAGCAGATTGCTGGGGCTGagtcacccccagcctggctggcaccAGGCACATGCCAGCGACTCCCAGGCCTTCTGATGTGGTggtgggacacacacacacacaacccccctcTGAAGGTGCTTGCACAGCTCCTGGTAAGTCACAGAGGTTGGATGTGACACAAATCACTCAGCCCTGGAagtgctgggccctgctctccatctgcAGGGTGTGGTTCATCTGCACCATCCAGAAGAgatcctgcagctctccctgggaGCTGGGCCGGGGGAGGTGTCTCCTGCTGGAGCCATTtccactctgctgctgtgcttctgggGGAAGCAGCCAGGAGGCCACCGGTGGAAGCTGGAgacctctccagccctgctaaCCAACCTGCCACAAGAGAGGTCTCAGTGTTGGTtttgcttctccttctccttctcgtTGCAGCTTAATTAAGAACCCAGCAGAGCGAGCAGACCTGAAGATGCTGATGGTAAGTGGGGAGAGCAATGTTCTCCACTgggatggcagcagagctgcaaagtGCTGCCCTGACCCTCTCAggcctctcctgctgggaactcccaggctgagcttgaGAGGAGCCACAGAGAGCCTGGGAGAGGGAGTGACTCACCTTGGGTTCAAAGGCAGTGATGGTATCTGGGCTGTGTGGAGCCAGGGATGGGAACCACCCTGCTCTTCcgtgtctgcagagctgcctggcacaaaCCTTTGCCTGCTGAGCAGATGAATATGGATACATGGGACCAAAAGGGCCCAGAAATgtgagctgccagcccagccccagcctgccctgggctgatccccagcagtgtgggcagcaggggcagagaggggattctgcccctctgctgagaccctccctgcagtgttggggcagctctggagccctcatcacagacagggacctgctggagtggggccaggggaggccacagcagtgctgtcagggctggaagccctctgctgtgaagccaggctgagagagttgggcttggtca
The DNA window shown above is from Dryobates pubescens isolate bDryPub1 chromosome 31, bDryPub1.pri, whole genome shotgun sequence and carries:
- the MAP2K2 gene encoding dual specificity mitogen-activated protein kinase kinase 2, encoding MPAKRKPVLPALNIAPSAAEGPSPDGSAEANLVDLQKKLEELELDEQQKKRLEAFLTQKAKVGELKDDDFERISELGAGNGGVVTKVQHKPSGLIMARKLIHLEIKPAIRNQIIRELQVLHECNSPYIVGFYGAFYSDGEISICMEHMDGGSLDQVLKEAKRIPEEILGKVSIAVLRGLAYLREKHQIMHRDVKPSNILVNSRGEIKLCDFGVSGQLIDSMANSFVGTRSYMSPERLQGTHYSVQSDIWSMGLSLVELSIGRYPIPPPDSKELEAIFGRPVVDGAEGEPHSISPRARPPGRPISGHGMDSRPAMAIFELLDYIVNEPPPKLPNGVFTQDFQEFVNKCLIKNPAERADLKMLMSHTFIKRSEVEEVDFAGWLCRTLRLHQPSTPTRAAV